One Cupriavidus necator N-1 DNA window includes the following coding sequences:
- a CDS encoding AraC family transcriptional regulator, which translates to MTRNQTFSLSIGWQTLLKDFGVQASHVLRRAGLPEDLLSREGHGLTTDEYFRFWRALEMEAGDVMFPLRIAETVSAESFDPPLFAALCSATLMQAVQRLAKYKQLVAPMSLEVEVGKLGELTVSPRWLSVQTDVPYSLQVAELAFFLRLARLATRETVKALRVVLPELPPSAYARRYEAFFGTPVQHGASPSITFAAADALRPFLTVNKGMWRVFEPALRQRLSELDAMAATAERVRAVLLELLPSNSATIERAAERLGMSKRTLQRRLEDEGENFRALVSSTRESLARHYLQNTSMSGGEIAFLLGFEEPNSFYRAFHDWTGQTPDSIRHAMRLN; encoded by the coding sequence ATGACACGCAACCAAACCTTTTCCTTGAGCATCGGCTGGCAGACCCTACTGAAGGACTTTGGCGTTCAAGCCAGTCATGTGCTGCGTAGGGCTGGGCTGCCAGAAGACCTGCTTTCCCGTGAAGGGCATGGGCTCACCACTGACGAGTATTTCCGTTTCTGGCGTGCGCTGGAAATGGAGGCCGGCGACGTGATGTTCCCCTTGCGCATCGCCGAGACCGTCTCGGCTGAGTCCTTCGATCCGCCCCTGTTCGCTGCCCTGTGCAGTGCTACCCTGATGCAGGCGGTCCAGCGCCTGGCCAAGTACAAGCAACTCGTGGCGCCCATGAGCCTGGAGGTCGAGGTAGGCAAACTGGGCGAACTGACAGTGTCGCCGCGCTGGCTGTCCGTGCAGACCGACGTCCCTTACTCATTGCAAGTAGCCGAACTCGCGTTCTTCTTGCGACTCGCCCGGCTTGCGACCCGCGAGACCGTCAAGGCGCTTCGCGTGGTACTCCCCGAACTCCCGCCCAGCGCCTACGCTCGCCGTTACGAGGCCTTCTTTGGCACGCCCGTCCAACATGGGGCGAGTCCAAGCATCACCTTTGCCGCTGCAGACGCCTTGCGACCGTTCCTTACAGTCAACAAAGGCATGTGGCGCGTGTTCGAGCCCGCCCTGCGCCAGAGGCTCAGCGAACTGGATGCCATGGCGGCGACGGCGGAACGCGTGCGCGCGGTTTTGCTGGAGCTGCTGCCCAGCAATTCGGCCACCATTGAACGGGCCGCCGAGCGCTTGGGCATGAGCAAACGCACGCTGCAGCGTCGCCTCGAAGATGAGGGGGAAAATTTTCGCGCGTTGGTCAGCAGTACGCGGGAGAGTCTGGCGCGTCACTATCTGCAGAACACATCCATGTCCGGCGGCGAGATCGCCTTCCTGCTCGGCTTCGAAGAACCCAATTCCTTCTATCGCGCATTCCACGATTGGACAGGTCAGACACCTGACAGTATCCGTCATGCCATGCGTCTGAACTGA